A stretch of Ipomoea triloba cultivar NCNSP0323 chromosome 11, ASM357664v1 DNA encodes these proteins:
- the LOC115996748 gene encoding probable glutathione S-transferase: MGDEVILLDFWPSMFGMRLRIALAEKEVKYEYREEDLRNKSELLLKMNPVHKKIPVLIHNGKPVCESTIAVEYIDEVWKDKAPLLPSDPYEKSQAKFWADYIDKKLYDFGRKTWSTKGEELEAAVKELIGCLKVLEGALGDKPYFGGESFGFVDVSLIGYYSWFYTWESFGHFSVEAECPKLIAWVKRCMEKESVSKSLPDSHKVLEFAQMLREKLGIA; the protein is encoded by the exons ATGGGTGATGAAGTGATATTGTTGGATTTCTGGCCTAGCATGTTTGGGATGAGGCTAAGAATTGCTCTGGCTGAGAAGGAGGTCAAGTATGAGTACAGAGAAGAGGATCTGAGGAACAAGAGTGAGCTGCTTCTGAAGATGAACCCGGTTCACAAGAAAATCCCAGTGCTCATCCACAATGGGAAGCCAGTCTGTGAATCTACAATCGCAGTGGAGTATATTGATGAGGTGTGGAAGGATAAGGCCCCATTGCTCCCCTCTGATCCTTATGAGAAATCCCAGGCTAAGTTCTGGGCTGATTACATAGACAAGAAG CTGTATGATTTTGGCCGGAAAACATGGTCAACAAAGGGAGAAGAACTGGAGGCAGCTGTTAAGGAGTTGATAGGATGTTTAAAGGTGCTGGAGGGAGCCCTTGGAGACAAGCCATACTTTGGGGGTGAGAGTTTTGGGTTTGTTGATGTTTCCCTCATAGGATACTACAGCTGGTTCTATACCTGGGAGAGCTTTGGGCATTTCAGTGTAGAGGCAGAGTGCCCCAAGCTGATTGCTTGGGTTAAGAGGTGCATGGAGAAGGAGAGTGTCTCCAAGTCTCTCCCTGATTCTCACAAGGTCTTGGAGTTTGCCCAGATGTTGAGGGAGAAGCTGGGTATTGCTTAA
- the LOC115995717 gene encoding probable glutathione S-transferase gives MDDEVILLDFWPSMFGMRVRIALAEKEIKYEYREEDLRNKSELLLKMNPVHQKIPVLIHNGKPVCESTIAVEYIDEVWKDKAPLLPSDPYEKSQAKFWADYIDQHKINMLGYQLWSTKLGEDEHEAISKKLVECLKVLEGALGNKPYFGGESFGFVDIALITYNSWFYSYETFGGFNLKEECPKLITWAKRCMEKESVSKSITDPNKIYEFVKSARKLRGIE, from the exons ATGGATGATGAAGTGATATTGTTGGATTTCTGGCCTAGCATGTTTGGGATGAGGGTAAGAATTGCTCTGGCTGAGAAGGAGATCAAGTATGAGTACAGAGAAGAGGATCTGAGGAACAAGAGTGAACTGCTTCTGAAGATGAACCCGGTTCACCAGAAAATCCCAGTTCTCATCCACAACGGGAAACCAGTGTGTGAATCTACAATCGCAGTGGAGTATATTGATGAGGTGTGGAAGGATAAGGCCCCTTTGCTCCCCTCTGATCCTTATGAAAAATCCCAGGCCAAGTTCTGGGCTGACTACATTGACCAGCACAAG ATAAATATGTTGGGTTATCAACTATGGTCAACAAAGCTAGGAGAAGATGAACATGAGGCAATAAGCAAGAAGCTGGTAGAATGTTTGAAGGTGTTGGAGGGGGCACTTGGAAACAAGCCATACTTTGGGGGTGAGAGCTTTGGGTTTGTTGATATTGCTCTCATTACATATAATAGCTGGTTTTATTCCTATGAGACCTTTGGTGGTTTCAACTTGAAGGAAGAGTGCCCTAAGCTGATTACTTGGGCTAAGAGGTGCATGGAGAAGGAAAGTGTGTCCAAGTCTATCACGGATCCTAACAAGATCTATGAGTTCGTCAAATCGGCAAGGAAGCTGAGGGGAATTGAATAA
- the LOC115996371 gene encoding probable glutathione S-transferase produces the protein MGAMAWFWPRTCETVILAIPENDLRKKSLMFGMRVRIALAEKEIKYEYREENLRNNKSELLLKMNPVHKKIPVLIHNGKPVCESTIAVEYIDEVWKDKAPLIPSDPYEKSQAKFWADYIDQHKLNELGYKLWALKKGEDHEAISKKLVECLKVLEGALGDKPYFGGESFGFVDIALIAYNSWFYSYETFGGFNLNEECPKLITWAKRCMEKESVSKSLPDPNKIYEFVKSVRKMRGIE, from the exons ATGGGTGctatggcttggttttggccGAGAACATGCGAAACGGTCATTTTGGcgattccggaaaatgacttacggaaaaaatcTCT CATGTTTGGGATGAGGGTAAGAATTGCTCTGGCTGAGAAGGAGATCAAGTATGAGTACAGAGAAGAGAATCTGAGGAACAACAAGAGTGAGCTGCTTCTGAAGATGAACCCGGTTCACAAGAAAATCCCAGTTCTCATCCACAATGGGAAACCAGTGTGTGAATCTACAATCGCAGTGGAGTATATTGATGAGGTGTGGAAGGATAAGGCCCCATTGATCCCCTCTGATCCTTATGAAAAATCCCAGGCCAAGTTCTGGGCTGACTACATTGATCAACACAAG CTAAATGAGTTGGGTTATAAACTATGGGCATTGAAAAAGGGAGAAGACCACGAGGCAATAAGCAAGAAGCTGGTAGAATGTTTGAAGGTGTTGGAGGGAGCACTTGGAGACAAGCCATACTTTGGGGGTGAGAGCTTTGGGTTTGTTGATATTGCTCTCATTGCATATAATAGCTGGTTTTATAGCTATGAAACCTTTGGTGGTTTCAACTTGAACGAAGAGTGCCCTAAGCTGATTACTTGGGCTAAGAGGTGCATGGAGAAGGAAAGTGTGTCCAAGTCTCTCCCCGATCCTAACAAGATCTATGAGTTCGTCAAGTCTGTAAGGAAGATGAGGGgaattgaataa
- the LOC115996483 gene encoding leucine-rich repeat receptor-like serine/threonine-protein kinase At1g17230 isoform X2 has translation MVLPAMMIIRELYLCENYINGEIPEEIGNLSFLEELVIYSNNITGRIPSSISRLKRLRIIRAGRNYLSGPIPAEMSECESLQILGLAENKLEGSFPSDLQRLKNLTHLILWANLLSGVIPPEIGNFSSLELLALHQNFFIGPLPREFGKLTELKRLYIYTNKLNGTIPWELGNCSSLVEIDFSENLLVGVIPNTLGRISNLRLLHLFENRLHGNIPRALGQLKRLQKLDLSINNFTGRIPLEFQNLPFLENLQLFDNNLEGSIPPLLGMKSKLAILDLSKNNLIGGIPPRLCVFQKLSFLSLGSNHLSGNIPYGLKTCKSLEQMMLGDNLLTGTLSVELCKLQNLSALELYQNRFTGLVPPEIGYLSKLERLLLSDNFFFGHIPREIGKLTKLVSFNVSSNRLSGDIPHELGDCIKLQRLDLSKNWFTGNLPDKLGMLVNLELLKLSDNRFNGKIPSTFGGLIRLTELQMGGNLFSGGIPIELGLLGALQISLNLSHNALSTSIPVSLGNLQMLESLYLNDNQLTGEIPGSLGGLMSLMVCNLSNNKLVGPIPDTPVFRRMDSSNFAGNVGLCRLDSSHCTPSLPITPHSSWINKGSNREKIVIIGSAVVGLVSIIFIVGICWVMRSHRRSFVSVEGEVKPDDVLNQYYFPKKGFTYQDLVVATEDFSDKAIIGRGACGIVYKAVMSDGEVIAVKKLKSRGEGASTDNSFLAELSTLGKISHRNIVKLHGFCYHQDCNLLLYEYMENGSLGEILHGSKDTCILDWNDRYKIALGAAEGLCYLQHDCKPQIIHRDIKSNNILLDETFEAHVGDFGLAKLIDIPYSKSMSAVAGSYGYIAPEYAYTMKVTEKCDIYSFGVVLLELITGRSPVQPLDHGGDLVTWVRRSVHERVPFSEIFDKRLGLGMERTIEEMSLVLKIALFCTNTSPLNRPSMREVVAMLIDAREATTNSLPSPTSETPLDEDHSNKVYMEP, from the exons ATGGTGTTGCCTGCAATGATGATCATCAG GGAGCTTTATCTGTGTGAGAATTATATCAATGGAGAAATCCCCGAGGAAATCGGGAACTTGAGTTTTCTAGAGGAGCTTGTAATTTACAGTAATAATATTACTGGAAGGATTCCATCATCCATAAGTAGACTGAAAAGGCTTAGGATTATCAGGGCGGGTCGAAATTATTTATCAGGTCCAATTCCTGCAGAAATGAGTGAATGTGAGAGTTTGCAGATCCTTGGTCTAGCAGAGAATAAGCTAGAGGGTTCTTTTCCTTCAGACCTTCAAAGGCTTAAGAATCTAACTCACTTGATCCTCTGGGCAAATCTTTTGTCAGGAGTAATTCCTCCCGAAATAGGTAATTTCAGTAGCTTGGAATTACTTGCCCTGCATCAAAACTTCTTCATTGGACCCCTTCCAAGAGAGTTTGGAAAGTTAACAGAGCTAAAGAGACTCTACATTTACACCAACAAGTTGAACGGGACTATTCCGTGGGAACTAGGGAATTGTTCTAGTTTGGTTGAGATTGATTTTTCTGAAAATCTTTTGGTTGGGGTTATTCCAAACACATTGGGTCGGATTTCTAATCTTAGATTGCTTCATCTGTTTGAAAACCGCTTACATGGGAATATTCCAAGGGCGCTAGGACAGTTGAAGCGGCTCCAGAAGTTGGATTTATCCATAAATAACTTCACTGGTAGGATCCCCTTGGAGTTTCAGAACCTTCCATTCTTGGAGAATCTGCAACTCTTTGACAACAATCTTGAGGGCAGTATCCCCCCATTACTTGGGATGAAAAGCAAGCTCGCTATTCTTGACCTGTCGAAGAATAATCTCATTGGAGGCATCCCTCCAAGGCTTTGCGTGTTCCAGAAATTGAGTTTTCTAAGCCTTGGCTCAAATCATTTATCTGGAAACATTCCTTATGGCCTAAAAACTTGCAAGTCCCTTGAGCAGATGATGTTAGGAGACAACTTGCTCACCGGGACTCTTTCTGTTGAGTTGTGCAAACTTCAGAATCTCTCGGCTCTTGAGCTGTATCAAAACCGGTTTACTGGATTGGTACCCCCTGAAATAGGATATCTCAGCAAATTAGAGAGGTTGCTTCTGTCAGATAACTTCTTTTTTGGGCATATCCCCCGTGAAATTGGGAAACTCACGAAGCTTGTTTCTTTCAATGTCTCTTCAAACCGGTTGTCTGGGGATATACCCCACGAGTTGGGGGATTGTATTAAGCTTCAGAGGCTTGATCTCAGTAAGAACTGGTTCACTGGAAACCTCCCCGATAAACTTGGCATGTTAGTGAATCTGGAACTGCTTAAGCTATCAGACAACAGATTTAACGGAAAGATACCATCTACCTTTGGGGGGCTCATAAGACTTACTGAACTGCAGATGGGGGGCAACTTGTTTTCTGGTGGAATACCGATCGAGCTTGGTCTACTTGGAGCACTTCAAATTTCTCTCAACCTCAGTCATAATGCTCTTAGCACCTCAATTCCTGTTAGTCTTGGGAACTTACAGATGCTCGAGTCGCTTTACTTGAACGACAATCAGCTTACAGGTGAAATTCCAGGCTCATTAGGTGGTCTGATGAGCCTCATGGTGTGCAATCTTTCTAATAATAAACTGGTAGGACCAATACCAGACACCCCCGTTTTCAGAAGAATGGATTCGAGTAATTTTGCTGGAAATGTCGGGTTGTGCAGATTGGATTCATCTCACTGCACTCCATCCTTGCCCATAACTCCCCATTCAAGCTGGATAAATAAGGGTTCAAATAGAGAAAAAATAGTCATCATCGGGTCAGCAGTCGTTGGACTGGTTTCTATAATCTTTATCGTTGGTATTTGTTGGGTTATGAGAAGCCACAGGAGATCCTTTGTGTCAGTAGAAGGTGAAGTGAAACCCGATGATGTCCTGAACCAATACTACTTCCCGAAAAAAGGATTCACTTACCAGGATCTCGTTGTAGCCACAGAGGACTTCTCGGACAAAGCTATCATAGGACGGGGAGCCTGTGGCATCGTCTACAAGGCAGTAATGAGCGATGGAGAGGTGATTGCTGTTAAAAAGTTGAAGTCGCGAGGAGAAGGAGCTAGCACAGACAACAGCTTCCTTGCTGAATTATCGACGCTTGGAAAGATCAGTCACAGAAACATTGTGAAGCTCCATGGTTTCTGCTACCACCAAGACTGCAATCTTCTCCTATACGAGTACATGGAAAACGGGAGTCTTGGAGAAATACTTCATGGGAGCAAAGACACTTGCATTCTAGATTGGAATGATCGGTACAAGATCGCGCTAGGAGCTGCTGAGGGTCTTTGCTACCTCCAACACGACTGTAAACCCCAAATCATCCACCGCGATATAAAATCAAACAACATATTACTGGACGAGACGTTTGAAGCACACGTGGGAGATTTTGGCTTGGCGAAGCTAATTGACATTCCATACTCAAAATCCATGTCAGCTGTAGCTGGTTCGTATGGCTACATTGCCCCAG AATACGCTTACACAATGAAAGTGACAGAGAAATGCGATATCTACAGTTTCGGGGTTGTTCTGCTGGAACTCATAACCGGAAGATCTCCAGTTCAGCCACTTGACCATGGAGGAGATCTAGTGACTTGGGTGAGAAGATCAGTCCACGAAAGAGTTCCATTCTCTGAGATATTCGATAAACGGCTAGGTCTTGGCATGGAAAGAACAATCGAGGAGATGTCGTTAGTTCTCAAGATTGCGTTGTTCTGTACCAACACATCTCCTCTTAATCGGCCTTCAATGCGAGAAGTCGTCGCCATGCTGATTGATGCTCGGGAAGCTACAACCAATTCCCTGCCTTCTCCAACATCAGAAACTCCTTTAGATGAGGATCACTCTAATAAAG TATACATGGAGCCTTAG
- the LOC115997260 gene encoding probable glutathione S-transferase, with translation MADDEVVLLDFWPSMFGMRLRIALAEKGVKYEYREEDLLNNMKSELLLKMNPVHKKIPVLIHNGKPVCESRIAVEYIDEVWKEGAQLLPSDPYDKSQAKFWADYIDQKINDLAYKIWATKGGEQEASEKLIECLKVLEGALGDKPYFGGESFGFVDIALIGYNSWFYTYETFGCFNLKEECPNLIAWAKRCMEKESVSKTLPDSNKIYEFVKSLRKMHGIE, from the exons ATGGCAGATGATGAAGTGGTATTGTTGGACTTCTGGCCTAGCATGTTTGGGATGAGGCTTAGAATTGCTCTGGCTGAGAAGGGGGTCAAGTATGAGTACAGAGAAGAGGACCTGTTGAACAACATGAAAAGTGAGTTGCTTCTGAAGATGAACCCGGTTCACAAGAAAATCCCAGTTCTGATTCACAATGGCAAACCGGTTTGTGAGTCTAGAATTGCAGTAGAGTATATTGATGAGGTGTGGAAGGAGGGTGCCCAGTTGCTCCCCTCTGATCCTTATGACAAATCCCAGGCTAAATTCTGGGCTGATTATATTGACCAAAAG ATAAATGATTTGGCTTATAAAATATGGGCAACAAAGGGGGGAGAACAAGAGGCAAGCGAGAAGTTGATAGAGTGTTTGAAGGTGTTGGAGGGAGCACTTGGAGACAAGCCATACTTTGGGGGAGAGAGCTTTGGGTTTGTTGATATTGCTCTCATTGGATATAATAGCTGGTTTTATACCTATGAGACCTTTGGTTGTTTCAACTTAAAGGAAGAGTGCCCTAATTTGATTGCTTGGGCTAAGAGGTGCATGGAGAAGGAAAGTGTGTCCAAGACTCTCCCTGATTCTAACAAGATCTATGAGTTTGTCAAGTCTTTGAGGAAGATGCATGGAATTGAATAA
- the LOC115997261 gene encoding protein FERTILITY RESTORER RF2, mitochondrial-like, producing the protein MAPLAAATGSALSVKLPPTPAKTSIPEHLRNKHHHKEPKIWNQLRIPPKLHSQKLHLYTKHQPFEAIRSTRQLNRQKQSSFVCAAASATRCASAQTLPRVDKPKTANTAPQQDKTGFTPRLDDSGPSLPPRYGGGGGGGGGGAPSSGGFFLFGFLLILSYLKEEEEKLLRSKRNK; encoded by the exons ATGGCACCCCTCGCTGCTGCCACCGGCTCTGCACTCTCAGTTAAGCTCCCACCAACTCCGG CTAAAACTAGTATTCCTGAGCACCTGAGGAACAAGCATCATCATAAAGAGCCCAAGATTTGGAATCAATTGAGGATACCCCCCAAATTGCACTCACAAAAACTGCATCTATACACAAAGCATCAACCATTTGAGGCAATAAGGTCTACCAGACAACTAAATAGACAGAAACAATCCTCTTTTGTCTGTGCAGCAGCATCT GCCACGAGATGTGCAAGTGCGCAAACTCTACCCCGTGTTGACAAACCGAAAACAGCAAACACTGCTCCACAACAAG ATAAGACGGGATTCACACCGAGACTTGATGACAGCGGCCCTAGCCTTCCACCTCGGTATGGTGGAGGTGGTGGCGGGGGAGGAGGCGGAGCACCCTCGTCCGGTGGATTCTTTTTGTTTGGCTTTCTTCTTATCCTATCATATCTgaaagaggaggaggagaaacTACTTAGGAGTAAGAGAAATAAGTAG
- the LOC115996483 gene encoding leucine-rich repeat receptor-like serine/threonine-protein kinase At1g17230 isoform X1 — MMCRFHFTPPLTTREDFRATKSPRKSSLSRLRTHRGEKLKLDGDKTTPTKTRMLGPNPRIPKCVNEEGAILLEFRRSLTDPSNNLHWNSSDLNPCGWNGVACNDDHQVTSVYLSGLNLSGTLSSSICELPALVEFNISKNFISGYIPGFVHCKNLEVLDLCTNRFHDEFPSQLSYLTSLRELYLCENYINGEIPEEIGNLSFLEELVIYSNNITGRIPSSISRLKRLRIIRAGRNYLSGPIPAEMSECESLQILGLAENKLEGSFPSDLQRLKNLTHLILWANLLSGVIPPEIGNFSSLELLALHQNFFIGPLPREFGKLTELKRLYIYTNKLNGTIPWELGNCSSLVEIDFSENLLVGVIPNTLGRISNLRLLHLFENRLHGNIPRALGQLKRLQKLDLSINNFTGRIPLEFQNLPFLENLQLFDNNLEGSIPPLLGMKSKLAILDLSKNNLIGGIPPRLCVFQKLSFLSLGSNHLSGNIPYGLKTCKSLEQMMLGDNLLTGTLSVELCKLQNLSALELYQNRFTGLVPPEIGYLSKLERLLLSDNFFFGHIPREIGKLTKLVSFNVSSNRLSGDIPHELGDCIKLQRLDLSKNWFTGNLPDKLGMLVNLELLKLSDNRFNGKIPSTFGGLIRLTELQMGGNLFSGGIPIELGLLGALQISLNLSHNALSTSIPVSLGNLQMLESLYLNDNQLTGEIPGSLGGLMSLMVCNLSNNKLVGPIPDTPVFRRMDSSNFAGNVGLCRLDSSHCTPSLPITPHSSWINKGSNREKIVIIGSAVVGLVSIIFIVGICWVMRSHRRSFVSVEGEVKPDDVLNQYYFPKKGFTYQDLVVATEDFSDKAIIGRGACGIVYKAVMSDGEVIAVKKLKSRGEGASTDNSFLAELSTLGKISHRNIVKLHGFCYHQDCNLLLYEYMENGSLGEILHGSKDTCILDWNDRYKIALGAAEGLCYLQHDCKPQIIHRDIKSNNILLDETFEAHVGDFGLAKLIDIPYSKSMSAVAGSYGYIAPEYAYTMKVTEKCDIYSFGVVLLELITGRSPVQPLDHGGDLVTWVRRSVHERVPFSEIFDKRLGLGMERTIEEMSLVLKIALFCTNTSPLNRPSMREVVAMLIDAREATTNSLPSPTSETPLDEDHSNKVYMEP; from the exons ATGATGTGTAGATTCCACTTCACCCCTCCACTAACAACGAGAGAAGACTTCCGAGCAACAAAGTCTCCCAGGAAATCATCACTTTCGAGACTGCGCACGCACAGGGGGGAAAAATTAAAGCTGGATGGCGACAAAACCACTCCAACCAAAACGAGAATGTTGGGTCCAAATCCCAGAATTCCAA AGTGTGTGAATGAAGAGGGAGCCATTCTTTTGGAGTTCAGAAGATCACTTACAGACCCAAGCAACAATCTCCATTGGAACTCTTCTGACTTGAATCCATGTGGGTGGAATGGTGTTGCCTGCAATGATGATCATCAGGTAACTTCTGTATACCTCTCTGGACTCAATCTTTCTGGCACTTTATCTTCAAGCATTTGTGAGCTTCCTGCCTTGGTAGAGTTCAACATCTCAAAGAACTTCATTTCTGGTTATATTCCTGGTTTTGTGCACTGTAAAAATCTTGAGGTTTTAGACCTTTGCACCAATAGGTTCCATGATGAATTCCCTTCTCAGCTCTCTTATCTGACCTCTCTTAGGGAGCTTTATCTGTGTGAGAATTATATCAATGGAGAAATCCCCGAGGAAATCGGGAACTTGAGTTTTCTAGAGGAGCTTGTAATTTACAGTAATAATATTACTGGAAGGATTCCATCATCCATAAGTAGACTGAAAAGGCTTAGGATTATCAGGGCGGGTCGAAATTATTTATCAGGTCCAATTCCTGCAGAAATGAGTGAATGTGAGAGTTTGCAGATCCTTGGTCTAGCAGAGAATAAGCTAGAGGGTTCTTTTCCTTCAGACCTTCAAAGGCTTAAGAATCTAACTCACTTGATCCTCTGGGCAAATCTTTTGTCAGGAGTAATTCCTCCCGAAATAGGTAATTTCAGTAGCTTGGAATTACTTGCCCTGCATCAAAACTTCTTCATTGGACCCCTTCCAAGAGAGTTTGGAAAGTTAACAGAGCTAAAGAGACTCTACATTTACACCAACAAGTTGAACGGGACTATTCCGTGGGAACTAGGGAATTGTTCTAGTTTGGTTGAGATTGATTTTTCTGAAAATCTTTTGGTTGGGGTTATTCCAAACACATTGGGTCGGATTTCTAATCTTAGATTGCTTCATCTGTTTGAAAACCGCTTACATGGGAATATTCCAAGGGCGCTAGGACAGTTGAAGCGGCTCCAGAAGTTGGATTTATCCATAAATAACTTCACTGGTAGGATCCCCTTGGAGTTTCAGAACCTTCCATTCTTGGAGAATCTGCAACTCTTTGACAACAATCTTGAGGGCAGTATCCCCCCATTACTTGGGATGAAAAGCAAGCTCGCTATTCTTGACCTGTCGAAGAATAATCTCATTGGAGGCATCCCTCCAAGGCTTTGCGTGTTCCAGAAATTGAGTTTTCTAAGCCTTGGCTCAAATCATTTATCTGGAAACATTCCTTATGGCCTAAAAACTTGCAAGTCCCTTGAGCAGATGATGTTAGGAGACAACTTGCTCACCGGGACTCTTTCTGTTGAGTTGTGCAAACTTCAGAATCTCTCGGCTCTTGAGCTGTATCAAAACCGGTTTACTGGATTGGTACCCCCTGAAATAGGATATCTCAGCAAATTAGAGAGGTTGCTTCTGTCAGATAACTTCTTTTTTGGGCATATCCCCCGTGAAATTGGGAAACTCACGAAGCTTGTTTCTTTCAATGTCTCTTCAAACCGGTTGTCTGGGGATATACCCCACGAGTTGGGGGATTGTATTAAGCTTCAGAGGCTTGATCTCAGTAAGAACTGGTTCACTGGAAACCTCCCCGATAAACTTGGCATGTTAGTGAATCTGGAACTGCTTAAGCTATCAGACAACAGATTTAACGGAAAGATACCATCTACCTTTGGGGGGCTCATAAGACTTACTGAACTGCAGATGGGGGGCAACTTGTTTTCTGGTGGAATACCGATCGAGCTTGGTCTACTTGGAGCACTTCAAATTTCTCTCAACCTCAGTCATAATGCTCTTAGCACCTCAATTCCTGTTAGTCTTGGGAACTTACAGATGCTCGAGTCGCTTTACTTGAACGACAATCAGCTTACAGGTGAAATTCCAGGCTCATTAGGTGGTCTGATGAGCCTCATGGTGTGCAATCTTTCTAATAATAAACTGGTAGGACCAATACCAGACACCCCCGTTTTCAGAAGAATGGATTCGAGTAATTTTGCTGGAAATGTCGGGTTGTGCAGATTGGATTCATCTCACTGCACTCCATCCTTGCCCATAACTCCCCATTCAAGCTGGATAAATAAGGGTTCAAATAGAGAAAAAATAGTCATCATCGGGTCAGCAGTCGTTGGACTGGTTTCTATAATCTTTATCGTTGGTATTTGTTGGGTTATGAGAAGCCACAGGAGATCCTTTGTGTCAGTAGAAGGTGAAGTGAAACCCGATGATGTCCTGAACCAATACTACTTCCCGAAAAAAGGATTCACTTACCAGGATCTCGTTGTAGCCACAGAGGACTTCTCGGACAAAGCTATCATAGGACGGGGAGCCTGTGGCATCGTCTACAAGGCAGTAATGAGCGATGGAGAGGTGATTGCTGTTAAAAAGTTGAAGTCGCGAGGAGAAGGAGCTAGCACAGACAACAGCTTCCTTGCTGAATTATCGACGCTTGGAAAGATCAGTCACAGAAACATTGTGAAGCTCCATGGTTTCTGCTACCACCAAGACTGCAATCTTCTCCTATACGAGTACATGGAAAACGGGAGTCTTGGAGAAATACTTCATGGGAGCAAAGACACTTGCATTCTAGATTGGAATGATCGGTACAAGATCGCGCTAGGAGCTGCTGAGGGTCTTTGCTACCTCCAACACGACTGTAAACCCCAAATCATCCACCGCGATATAAAATCAAACAACATATTACTGGACGAGACGTTTGAAGCACACGTGGGAGATTTTGGCTTGGCGAAGCTAATTGACATTCCATACTCAAAATCCATGTCAGCTGTAGCTGGTTCGTATGGCTACATTGCCCCAG AATACGCTTACACAATGAAAGTGACAGAGAAATGCGATATCTACAGTTTCGGGGTTGTTCTGCTGGAACTCATAACCGGAAGATCTCCAGTTCAGCCACTTGACCATGGAGGAGATCTAGTGACTTGGGTGAGAAGATCAGTCCACGAAAGAGTTCCATTCTCTGAGATATTCGATAAACGGCTAGGTCTTGGCATGGAAAGAACAATCGAGGAGATGTCGTTAGTTCTCAAGATTGCGTTGTTCTGTACCAACACATCTCCTCTTAATCGGCCTTCAATGCGAGAAGTCGTCGCCATGCTGATTGATGCTCGGGAAGCTACAACCAATTCCCTGCCTTCTCCAACATCAGAAACTCCTTTAGATGAGGATCACTCTAATAAAG TATACATGGAGCCTTAG